The genomic stretch ATGATTTAAGGAATTATGTGTTTGTTCCTTTGATCAGGAGTGTGTTCTGTTTTTCACACAAGTATTTCTAAGATGATTACAGAGTAAATGAATCCTGATTTTCAAATTTTATGCAATTGGCAGCTGCACTTTTGTATCCATACTTAAATGGTGGTACATAGATGAATTATTTCCGCAGAGTACACAAGTCAacacataaaaattttattatcataacaCAAACAATGGTTTCCTATAACAATAATCTCACATAGAAAACAAATCAATAAATCTACCTTCATATCCTCAAATCAAACTTTATTTCTCATATCAAGCAAACAACAAATCAACTGCTGCTGGTCTCTTCCAGTATCAACGCTAAACAATATTTATGTTTAAATTTCAACAATCATATGCCCTCTGGCAGTGGTAGTATCATAAGCTTGTGACATTCATTTTCTTATTGGCTTGCTATCAATCTCCTCAAAGTTATTTGATGACTATAAACACACCTGTGGAATCCTTTAACATCTAAAACAACAGCTGCAGTGTGATGTATCACGTACATCAGCTCTCTTCAGTGACAGTAGTGACCAAACCAGCCATTTCTTACCCAACCCAAGCTCCCTTCCCCACTATCACCTCTACTATGAAGCCACCAGAGCAAATTAGAAAGTGAGTTACCATCATCATACCCATTTAATCCTCTTGTTTTCTCCAAAGCTGTCTCTTTATCATACACTCCTTCCATTGCATAAACAAACCCCTTCCATCCTTCCGCAACCCCTTCCCTTGACAAAGCAGGTAAGGTCCACTTCACCAGCTCCTGGACAAATCCAACATCACGGAACAGAACCTCAGTTATGGGCAATAGTGGCAAAACCTGAATTCCAAGCCGGCATTCTTTCCATTCAGCAGGAGCAAACCACAGGCCACTGTCTCTCTTGTTAGCCCACAAGACTCCTACCACTCTGTTGTCCCTGGTGAAGTCATCCTCATACAATCCTTCTCCCTCCTTAACATGCCACCATGTCTCCGCAGCCTGAATCTCAAATGCCGCAAGTGTCGAACCGATCGACACAAGGTGAGTGTCCCCATAGCTTAATCCCATTAGAGCTGCTGAATAATAAGCATTCACGGCTTCGCTGGTACTCTCTTGATTCCGCCCATCCGCAAACTCTGTCAGTCCTCCTGCCCAAGAATGCAGCTTCCAGACATCGAAGCATCTCAATCGGGTATATTTGGCTTGTTGCTTGCGAGACAATGTCATGAAATCAGCCATCATGGAGTAAGCCTGCGGCCTGTACATCCTCGCCCATGCTGGGTCAAACTTGGCAAGCACAGCGATCGCATAGAGGAAGTAACCTAGATGGTAATGATGATCGTTGAAGATCCCGAACCCAAAATCTGCACCAGAGTCGGTTGATCCCTGCTTCGTGACCATGCCACCCCATTTCGGATCATACAAGAAGCCATTTCCATTGAAGCTCCCATCCAACCACGGAGTGATTGAATCCTTCAAGAACTGCTGCACGATGGGGATGACATCGGGAAATCCGACTTCCTCCGCAATCAAAGCCAACCGAGCAGCTCGAGCGATGGCCTTCCCGTAGAAGTAGGACGAAGTGGTCGTGATCGGAGCAGAAGTCAAGCCGTTGACGTCCTTGGAAAGGGCGGACATGATCTCCGCGTAACCGTCCTCGTTGGTGCCTTTTGTCGAATGCCAGGTGATCGGAACCGTCTCCGTCTTCAACAACCACGAATCGCCCACGACCCCGACGAGCTCACCATCGATGCTGTTGTACTTGAAATCCTTCAGCACGGAGACGCGGCTGCCATCGGAAGAGAGGAGACGGAGGTGAAGAGGGTGGGCGAGGAGGAGCAGGTCGCCCCACCCCTTCTTCTCCCACTTGTACTCCACGCAGAACGGCCGGTCGAAGGAGGCCTCCCCGGACACCGGGTAGCAGGCGCTGAACTGGTCGAGGACGGCCTCGAGTCCCGGGTCCGGAAGGAAGGCGACCCGGACGACGCCCGCGAAGTCCGGCGTCGTGAGCAGCGAGTTGCCTTGCTGTGACAGCTGCAGCGGCGACgaagagtagcagaggaaggtcTGCCCGCTGTTGAGCCGGAGCGTGTGCTTGGTGCGGGCGGCGTTGGCGGACACGTCGATGAAGGCGTTGACCGAGGAGATCGAGAAGGGGGCGGCGGATCCGCCTAGGGTGGCGCAGGTGATGAATGGACTGCCGCGGACGAGGAAGAAGCGGAGGGCAGGGGGAAGGTCAACGGTGACGCTGAGGTCGTCGAAGGACGAGACAACGTGCCGACCGGAGGAGTCGGAGGAGGAGATGGTGAGGTCGGGGGTGAAGGACTGGTAGATGTAGGCGGGGGTGTGGAAGCGGGATGGGTAGCAGAAggtgagagaggaggaggaggctttgACGAGGTATGGGTGGATGTACTCAGGCTGGTCGCCATTCTTAAGGGTGAAGTTCTGGAAGAAGGAATTGGTGGGAAGGGGAGAGGAAAGAAGTGAAGGGGAGAAGAAGGTGGAGGGATCAGGGAGGACAGTGGACTGGGCCTGGGGGAAGAGGAAGGGGGCGGTGGTGGAGTGGTCGTGATGGTGGTGACGGTGGAAGGGCATtgtgggaggaggaagaggaggaggaggaaattgACCTTgagagggaagaggaggaggtctTGATGGCCTTCTCTTCTTGAGGGTTTGGGTTATTATAAGGGTCGACACCCTGCTCAGCTTCCTCCCCAACTTCTTCAGCATATCCTTGTTTTGATCTGGTGACCGTGTCGGTTGAGATTGATGAGGTGGGAACCGTTGATCTGTTTGAatttgtcttcttcctccttgACTGGAATGTGAGTTGACCCACTAATAACAGCGTCGGCTAGAGACTACGATCTCGGTCTGCTCATGAGCAGAACTGAAGCCATCCACACCACACCAAGAACTCGCAAGAACAGAAAACAATGGCCTTCTCCGAGATGTAGTGGTCTCATCATGTTGCAGTAAACTGGAAGTGCAAGAATCTAATGCGAGAATGGGGTGGATTGCAAGGCAGGGGAAGTCATCCCCAAGGAATCAGGTGGCTTAGGGTGCTAAGCAAGACATGAAGGGAACAGGATCAAGGAAACAAGGGCGGGCGTGATGAGCATGGCAGCTtcgtctcttcttctttcttgctcgCTTCTGCAAGCAAACAACGTGAAGCATTCTTTCAGCTTGTTTTTTTGTTCATAGAAAGAATCGTGTGTACATGTCCTATCCACAGATCCAAAAATGCGATTCAACAACCAATCTTTCATGCTATATTTTTGTTTCTTCAGGCAAACAAAACAATCATGGTATAATTTGCTGTGTTCCGCTCTGCTCGCTCGCTCGGTTGCTTAGCATTTGGAGCAGCAAGTCGTTCCAGAGATCAATAGGTCCCGGCAAGCACCAGTGCACGCAGTCGTTGTGCAGCTGCACGCGCTGCTCCGGGCGATGCCCGTAGACGTCGGGGTGGCCGTCCGGTCTCATCAGCATGGCCGCCGTCGCGTCCATCATCTTCAGCTGCAGTCCTGTCCGCTCCCACTCCCTCCTCGCCCGCTCGAACTCCTTTACCTGCGCCCGGTACATCTCCAGCTCCACCGCCTCCAGCCTCGTCTCCTCGCGCCGCGCCGGCCGGGTCCGGTTGCAGCTCCCTCCCTGGTCCCATTTGCCGTTCTCGAAGTGCGACGGCGACACCGTCCGCAGCACCGTCACGCCTCTGAACCCGCGCAACTTCCCGATGGCCTTGAACGCCGAGCGGAAGGCCGCTCGGTTGACCGAGTACAGCGACACCCTGGTGAGGTTGGGCGACTGGGCACAATAGTTGCACCCGAACGGCTGCCGCTTCTTGAAATAGATGGACGGCCGCGTGAACCAGGTGCCGGAGGAGATGATGAGGATATCCACCGCCTGGACGCGAGCCGCCCAGTTGTCGTCCACCTCGTCGAGGTAGAGGTTCCAGAGATTATCGACTCCGCCGGCCGCACCGCCCTTGATCAAGAACGGAGACCAGAAGATGGAGACGGTGAAGTTGTAGTCGCTGTAGAACAAGCGCCTGTTCTCGTCTCTGGTGTTCGATATGTCGTCCGGATACTCCACCTGCCATGTACAGCTGAGCTAATCAACTgatgaagggaagaagaagaagaagaagaagtgatgCTGAAGTCTCACGAACATATGAATCCAAGACTCATTTCAACCTTCTCACAGTACTCTCATTGTTATCGACGAATATAAACAATTGCATCATCTGAAAAAGTGGTAATAATGGATTACTAGTCAATAAATCCCTTAATTGGAGGAAGATAGCGGAGATCAGAGGAGCCACTTGCTCAACGCACTCCATGGGAATCCAGCCATATGACAGCTTCCAACTCTcttcttttgttctttctttaaTGTTTTGGGTGGCCGAAACAAGAACTATTACACCAACCACACGCAATAGCAACACCGAAAGGCTAAATCCCATAGCTGCAGACTTTTCTG from Musa acuminata AAA Group cultivar baxijiao chromosome BXJ1-3, Cavendish_Baxijiao_AAA, whole genome shotgun sequence encodes the following:
- the LOC135617570 gene encoding protein trichome birefringence-like 19, translated to MKPHAMSCFCHRQNHLKTIPNLLSLCVIILSFLALLHFSYRHVLFQLSFYACSNPSSSSLASANSSSSAIATAAAIGPPGVGGANSTSGANATAECDIFRGEWVPDPEGPYYTNVTCTMIQDHQNCMRFGRPDREFLQWRWKPEGCELPRFDPHRFLELARGKSMAFVGDSLARNHMQSLLCLLSGVEYPDDISNTRDENRRLFYSDYNFTVSIFWSPFLIKGGAAGGVDNLWNLYLDEVDDNWAARVQAVDILIISSGTWFTRPSIYFKKRQPFGCNYCAQSPNLTRVSLYSVNRAAFRSAFKAIGKLRGFRGVTVLRTVSPSHFENGKWDQGGSCNRTRPARREETRLEAVELEMYRAQVKEFERARREWERTGLQLKMMDATAAMLMRPDGHPDVYGHRPEQRVQLHNDCVHWCLPGPIDLWNDLLLQMLSNRASEQSGTQQIIP
- the LOC135617565 gene encoding glucan endo-1,3-beta-D-glucosidase 1-like, which encodes MLKKLGRKLSRVSTLIITQTLKKRRPSRPPPLPSQGQFPPPPLPPPTMPFHRHHHHDHSTTAPFLFPQAQSTVLPDPSTFFSPSLLSSPLPTNSFFQNFTLKNGDQPEYIHPYLVKASSSSLTFCYPSRFHTPAYIYQSFTPDLTISSSDSSGRHVVSSFDDLSVTVDLPPALRFFLVRGSPFITCATLGGSAAPFSISSVNAFIDVSANAARTKHTLRLNSGQTFLCYSSSPLQLSQQGNSLLTTPDFAGVVRVAFLPDPGLEAVLDQFSACYPVSGEASFDRPFCVEYKWEKKGWGDLLLLAHPLHLRLLSSDGSRVSVLKDFKYNSIDGELVGVVGDSWLLKTETVPITWHSTKGTNEDGYAEIMSALSKDVNGLTSAPITTTSSYFYGKAIARAARLALIAEEVGFPDVIPIVQQFLKDSITPWLDGSFNGNGFLYDPKWGGMVTKQGSTDSGADFGFGIFNDHHYHLGYFLYAIAVLAKFDPAWARMYRPQAYSMMADFMTLSRKQQAKYTRLRCFDVWKLHSWAGGLTEFADGRNQESTSEAVNAYYSAALMGLSYGDTHLVSIGSTLAAFEIQAAETWWHVKEGEGLYEDDFTRDNRVVGVLWANKRDSGLWFAPAEWKECRLGIQVLPLLPITEVLFRDVGFVQELVKWTLPALSREGVAEGWKGFVYAMEGVYDKETALEKTRGLNGYDDGNSLSNLLWWLHSRGDSGEGSLGWVRNGWFGHYCH